Proteins encoded together in one Variovorax paradoxus EPS window:
- the iaaH gene encoding indoleacetamide hydrolase produces the protein MPISKPVSFAAAVLSCLGASAQAQQPAAVDIATLTASDAVQQLCAGTVTSEQLVSAYLAQAKAGANLNAFVTLDEAGALKAARAADAERKRGGACKPLAGLPVVIKDNIQVQGLPATAGSPALKGFVPTTDAPVVAKLRAAGAVILGKTNMHELAFGVTGYNPAFQTGPEVGVRNAYDASRIAGGSSSGNGAALGARMAPAALGTDTGGSVRIPCAFNGCASLRPSMGRYSQQGIAPISHTRDTAGPMAQSMADVALLDRVIAGGAPLKPADLKRVRLGVVPAFYANLDADTRAATDAALAKLRAAGVTLVDVEMPKLMELNGAIGFPLALYEAHDDMVAYLAKYRTGIDIAQLTAGIASPDVKGTFEAFVIPRKLPAPNGTVDAKPAYDNAMRIARPALQKLYRDTFAKNKLDALVFPTVPRVALAAAPEASSPENFGALIQNTDPGSNAGIPGVQLPSGLGASSGLPIGLELDGPAGSDRKLLAVGLAVEGVLGRLPAPRAK, from the coding sequence ATGCCCATCTCAAAACCCGTTTCTTTTGCCGCGGCCGTGTTGTCGTGCCTCGGCGCATCCGCACAAGCGCAGCAGCCCGCCGCCGTGGACATCGCCACGCTGACAGCGAGCGATGCCGTGCAGCAGCTCTGCGCCGGCACGGTAACCAGCGAGCAGTTGGTCTCCGCCTACCTCGCGCAAGCCAAGGCCGGAGCGAACCTCAATGCCTTCGTCACGCTCGACGAAGCCGGCGCGCTAAAGGCCGCCCGCGCCGCCGATGCAGAGAGAAAGCGCGGCGGTGCCTGCAAGCCGCTGGCCGGGCTGCCGGTGGTCATCAAGGACAACATCCAGGTGCAGGGCCTGCCCGCCACGGCCGGCTCGCCCGCGCTCAAGGGCTTCGTGCCCACCACCGATGCGCCCGTTGTCGCGAAGCTGCGCGCGGCCGGCGCGGTCATCCTCGGCAAGACGAACATGCATGAGCTGGCCTTCGGCGTCACCGGCTACAACCCCGCGTTCCAGACCGGCCCCGAGGTCGGCGTGCGCAACGCCTACGACGCGAGCCGCATCGCGGGCGGATCGTCGTCGGGCAATGGCGCGGCGCTCGGCGCGCGCATGGCGCCGGCGGCGCTGGGCACCGACACGGGCGGCTCGGTGCGCATTCCGTGCGCGTTCAACGGCTGTGCGTCGCTGCGCCCGAGCATGGGGCGCTATTCGCAGCAAGGCATCGCGCCGATCTCCCATACCCGCGACACCGCGGGTCCGATGGCGCAGTCGATGGCCGATGTCGCGCTGCTCGACCGCGTGATCGCGGGCGGCGCACCGCTCAAGCCCGCCGATCTGAAACGCGTGCGGCTCGGCGTGGTGCCGGCCTTCTACGCGAACCTCGATGCCGACACGCGCGCTGCGACCGATGCCGCGCTCGCCAAGTTGCGCGCGGCGGGCGTCACGCTGGTGGATGTGGAGATGCCGAAACTCATGGAGCTCAACGGCGCCATCGGCTTCCCGCTCGCGCTGTACGAAGCGCACGACGACATGGTGGCCTACCTCGCGAAGTACCGCACCGGCATCGACATCGCGCAGTTGACGGCCGGCATCGCGAGCCCCGACGTCAAGGGCACCTTCGAAGCCTTCGTGATCCCGCGCAAGCTCCCCGCGCCGAACGGCACGGTCGACGCGAAGCCGGCTTACGACAACGCGATGCGCATCGCGCGGCCCGCATTGCAGAAGCTCTACCGCGACACCTTCGCGAAGAACAAGCTCGATGCGCTCGTGTTCCCGACGGTGCCGCGCGTGGCACTGGCCGCCGCGCCCGAAGCCAGCAGCCCCGAGAACTTCGGCGCGCTGATCCAGAACACCGACCCCGGCAGCAACGCCGGCATTCCGGGTGTGCAGTTGCCCTCGGGCCTCGGTGCGAGCAGCGGGCTGCCCATCGGGTTGGAACTCGACGGACCGGCCGGCAGCGACCGCAAGCTGCTTGCCGTCGGCCTCGCGGTAGAGGGCGTGCTGGGCCGCCTGCCCGCACCCAGGGCGAAGTAG
- a CDS encoding metallophosphoesterase — translation MRTGAGRRGPRVRIAAAVLLLALAVWTVVLEPRWVAARVEPLGSAQWQPPAGLKVAMAGDWHLTTRSAWRVTSAERAARIVDEINAAQPDVILLPGDFLAGSGDDEAFSIEDMAAVLGRLKAPQGVYAVLGNHDWWHDGERTAKALAAQGIHVLENASMRLPGHDLWVVGIGDNSTGHSEADKALAGVPKGAATLVMMHDPFSFATMPRTRGLVVASHTHGGQISVPGYGALVVPGRAPREWAYGWVAQKGNRMYVTSGLGVSILPVRFNMRPEWVMFQ, via the coding sequence GTGAGAACCGGCGCGGGCCGCCGTGGGCCGCGGGTCCGCATCGCCGCGGCGGTGCTGCTGCTGGCTCTGGCCGTGTGGACGGTCGTCCTCGAGCCGCGCTGGGTCGCGGCACGCGTCGAGCCGTTGGGCTCGGCCCAGTGGCAGCCGCCGGCCGGGCTCAAGGTGGCGATGGCGGGCGACTGGCACCTCACCACGCGCTCGGCGTGGCGCGTCACCAGCGCGGAGCGCGCCGCGCGCATCGTCGACGAAATCAACGCAGCGCAGCCCGACGTGATCCTGCTGCCCGGCGACTTCCTCGCGGGTTCGGGCGATGACGAGGCCTTCTCCATCGAAGACATGGCCGCCGTGCTCGGCCGCCTGAAGGCGCCGCAGGGCGTGTACGCGGTGCTGGGCAACCACGACTGGTGGCACGACGGCGAACGCACGGCCAAGGCCCTGGCCGCGCAGGGCATCCACGTGCTGGAGAACGCCTCGATGCGCCTGCCGGGCCACGACCTCTGGGTGGTCGGTATCGGCGACAACTCGACTGGCCATTCGGAAGCCGACAAGGCGCTGGCCGGCGTGCCGAAGGGCGCGGCCACGCTGGTCATGATGCACGACCCTTTCAGCTTCGCGACCATGCCGCGCACGCGTGGGCTGGTGGTCGCTTCGCACACGCATGGCGGGCAGATCAGCGTGCCGGGCTACGGCGCGCTGGTGGTGCCGGGCCGCGCGCCGCGCGAGTGGGCCTACGGCTGGGTCGCGCAAAAGGGCAATCGCATGTACGTGACGAGCGGGCTGGGCGTGAGCATCCTGCCGGTGCGGTTCAACATGCGGCCCGAGTGGGTGATGTTCCAGTAG
- a CDS encoding acyl-CoA dehydrogenase family protein, with translation MLLSADQEAIRDAVRDFSQAELWPNAPKWDREHSFPKEAHQGLAALGAYGICVPEEHGGAGLDYLTLALVLEEIAAGDGGTSTAISVTNCPVNAILMRYGNAQQKKKWLEPLAQGQMLGAFCLTEPQAGSDASSLRTTARKDADGYVIDGVKQFITSGKNGQVAIVIAVTDKGAGKRGMSAFIVPTDAPGYAVARLEDKLGQHSSDTAQINFDGCRIPAENLIGAEGEGYKIALGALEGGRIGIAAQSVGMARSAFDVALAYAKERQAFGGSIFDQQAVGFRLAECATQIEAARQLIWHAASLRDAGLPCLKEAAMAKLFASEMAERVCSAAIQTLGGYGYVNDFPLERIYRDVRVCQIYEGTSDIQKLLIQRALA, from the coding sequence ATGCTGCTCAGTGCCGACCAGGAAGCCATCCGCGACGCGGTGCGCGATTTCTCGCAAGCCGAACTCTGGCCCAACGCCCCCAAGTGGGACCGCGAACACAGCTTTCCGAAGGAGGCGCACCAGGGCCTCGCGGCGCTGGGCGCCTACGGCATCTGCGTGCCCGAGGAGCACGGCGGCGCGGGCCTCGACTACCTCACGCTTGCGCTGGTGCTCGAGGAAATCGCGGCCGGCGACGGCGGCACCAGCACCGCCATCAGCGTGACCAACTGCCCGGTCAACGCGATCCTCATGCGCTACGGCAACGCACAGCAAAAGAAGAAGTGGCTCGAGCCGCTCGCGCAGGGCCAGATGCTCGGCGCCTTCTGCCTCACCGAGCCGCAGGCGGGCAGCGATGCATCGAGCCTGCGCACCACCGCGCGCAAGGACGCCGACGGCTACGTGATCGACGGCGTCAAGCAGTTCATCACCAGCGGCAAGAACGGACAGGTGGCCATCGTCATCGCGGTGACCGACAAGGGCGCGGGCAAGCGCGGCATGAGCGCGTTCATCGTGCCCACCGACGCACCCGGCTACGCCGTCGCGCGCCTGGAAGACAAGCTCGGCCAGCACAGCAGCGACACCGCGCAGATCAACTTCGACGGCTGCCGCATTCCGGCGGAGAACCTCATCGGTGCCGAAGGCGAGGGCTACAAGATCGCGCTCGGCGCACTCGAGGGCGGCCGCATCGGCATCGCCGCGCAGAGCGTGGGCATGGCGCGCAGCGCATTCGATGTGGCGCTCGCCTACGCCAAGGAACGCCAGGCTTTCGGTGGCTCGATCTTCGACCAGCAGGCCGTGGGTTTTCGCCTCGCCGAATGCGCGACGCAGATCGAAGCGGCACGCCAACTCATATGGCACGCGGCGAGCCTGCGCGATGCGGGCCTGCCGTGCCTGAAGGAAGCGGCGATGGCCAAGCTCTTCGCCAGCGAGATGGCCGAGCGCGTGTGCAGCGCCGCGATCCAGACGCTGGGCGGCTACGGCTACGTGAACGACTTTCCGCTGGAGCGCATCTATCGCGACGTGCGCGTGTGCCAGATCTACGAAGGCACGTCGGACATCCAGAAGCTTTTGATCCAGCGCGCCCTGGCGTGA
- a CDS encoding M20 family metallopeptidase, producing the protein MRPSIHRTALAALLATAFLAPPASWAQKRDNVLFQAATDEQPAVIKTLEKLVNIETGTGDAEGIAAAGNYLEGELKNLGFTVTRSKSAGLVVGDNIIGKIKGRGGKNLLLMSHMDTVYLKGTLAKAPFKVEGDKAYGPGIADDKGGNAVILHTLKLLKDYGVRDYGTITVLFNTDEEKGSFGSRDLIQEEAKLADYVLSFEPTSAGDEKLSLGTSGIAYVQVNITGKASHAGAAPELGVNALVEASDLVLRTMSIDDKTKHLRFNWTIAKAGNVSNIIPASATLNADVRYARNEDFEAAMKTLEEKAQQKKLPEADVKVLVTRGRPAFNAGEGGKKLVDKAVAFYKEAGGTLGVEERTGGGTDAAYAALSGKPVIESLGLPGFGYHSDKAEYVDISSIPRRLYMAARLIMDLGAGK; encoded by the coding sequence ATGCGCCCATCCATCCACCGTACCGCCCTGGCTGCCCTGCTGGCCACCGCCTTCCTGGCACCCCCCGCCAGTTGGGCGCAGAAGCGTGACAACGTGCTGTTCCAGGCCGCCACCGACGAGCAGCCCGCCGTCATCAAGACGCTCGAAAAACTCGTCAACATCGAGACCGGCACGGGTGATGCCGAAGGCATTGCCGCCGCCGGCAACTACCTCGAAGGCGAACTCAAGAACCTGGGCTTCACCGTCACGCGCAGCAAGTCGGCCGGCCTCGTGGTCGGCGACAACATCATCGGCAAGATCAAGGGCCGCGGCGGCAAGAACCTGCTGCTGATGTCGCACATGGACACCGTGTACCTGAAGGGCACGCTCGCCAAGGCGCCGTTCAAGGTCGAGGGCGACAAGGCCTACGGCCCCGGCATCGCCGACGACAAGGGCGGCAACGCGGTCATCCTGCACACGTTGAAGCTGCTCAAGGACTACGGCGTGCGCGACTACGGCACGATCACCGTGCTCTTCAACACCGACGAGGAAAAAGGCTCCTTCGGCTCGCGTGACCTGATCCAGGAAGAAGCCAAGCTCGCCGACTACGTGCTCTCGTTCGAGCCCACCAGCGCGGGCGACGAGAAGCTCTCGCTCGGCACCTCGGGCATCGCCTATGTGCAGGTCAACATCACCGGCAAGGCTTCGCATGCGGGCGCCGCGCCGGAGTTGGGCGTCAACGCGTTGGTCGAGGCGTCGGATCTCGTGCTGCGCACGATGAGCATCGACGACAAGACCAAGCACCTGCGCTTCAACTGGACCATCGCCAAGGCCGGCAACGTGTCGAACATCATCCCGGCCAGCGCCACGCTGAATGCCGACGTGCGCTATGCGCGCAACGAAGACTTCGAAGCCGCGATGAAGACGCTGGAAGAAAAGGCGCAGCAAAAGAAGCTGCCCGAGGCCGACGTCAAGGTGCTGGTCACGCGCGGCCGTCCGGCCTTCAATGCGGGCGAAGGCGGCAAGAAGCTGGTCGACAAGGCCGTGGCCTTCTACAAGGAAGCCGGCGGCACCCTCGGCGTGGAAGAGCGCACCGGCGGCGGCACCGACGCGGCCTATGCGGCGCTCTCGGGCAAGCCCGTGATCGAAAGCCTGGGCCTGCCCGGCTTCGGCTATCACAGCGACAAGGCCGAGTACGTGGACATCAGCAGCATCCCGCGCCGCCTGTACATGGCCGCGCGCCTGATCATGGATCTGGGCGCGGGCAAGTAA
- a CDS encoding acetyl-CoA C-acyltransferase, whose product MSESIVIVGAARTPMGGFQGDFASLSAHDLGGAAIKAAVERAGIAPESVGEVLFGNCLMAGQGQAPARQAAYKGGLPDSAGAVTLSKMCGSAMKAAMLAHDLLLAGTHDVIVAGGMESMTNAPYLMLKGRGGYRMGHDKIYDHMMLDGLEDAYQPGRSMGTFGEDCAAKYKFTREQQDAFAIASVQRAKAATESGAFKEEITPVTVKGRGGDTVISIDEGPGKVKLDKIPTLKPAFKKENGTITAASSSSINDGAAALVMMTESHAKKIGAKPIARIVGHATHAQEPEWFSTAPVGAVAKLFKKTGWTVKDVDLWEVNEAFAVVPMALMHELDVSHDIVNVNGGACALGHPIGASGARIMVTLIHALKARGKKRGVATLCIGGGEGTAVALELL is encoded by the coding sequence ATGTCCGAATCCATCGTCATCGTCGGCGCCGCCCGCACCCCCATGGGTGGCTTTCAAGGCGACTTTGCTTCCCTCTCCGCGCACGACCTCGGTGGCGCTGCCATCAAGGCCGCCGTCGAGCGCGCCGGCATCGCCCCCGAGAGCGTGGGCGAAGTGCTGTTCGGCAACTGCCTCATGGCCGGCCAGGGCCAGGCCCCGGCGCGCCAGGCCGCGTACAAGGGCGGCCTGCCCGACAGCGCGGGCGCGGTCACGCTCAGCAAGATGTGCGGCTCGGCCATGAAGGCCGCGATGCTCGCGCACGACCTGCTCTTGGCCGGCACGCACGACGTGATCGTCGCGGGCGGCATGGAAAGCATGACCAACGCCCCCTACCTCATGCTCAAGGGCCGAGGCGGCTACCGCATGGGCCACGACAAGATCTATGACCACATGATGCTCGACGGCCTGGAAGACGCTTACCAGCCGGGCCGCTCGATGGGCACCTTCGGCGAGGACTGCGCGGCCAAGTACAAGTTCACCCGCGAGCAGCAGGACGCCTTCGCCATCGCGAGCGTGCAGCGCGCCAAGGCCGCGACCGAATCGGGTGCGTTCAAGGAAGAAATCACACCCGTCACCGTGAAGGGCCGCGGCGGCGACACCGTGATCTCCATCGACGAAGGCCCGGGCAAGGTCAAGCTCGACAAGATCCCCACGCTCAAGCCCGCGTTCAAGAAAGAAAACGGCACCATCACCGCCGCATCGAGCTCGTCGATCAACGACGGCGCCGCGGCGCTGGTGATGATGACCGAGTCGCACGCGAAGAAGATCGGCGCCAAGCCCATCGCCCGCATCGTCGGCCACGCCACGCATGCGCAGGAACCCGAGTGGTTCTCGACCGCGCCCGTCGGTGCGGTGGCCAAGCTGTTCAAGAAGACCGGCTGGACCGTGAAGGACGTCGACCTCTGGGAAGTGAACGAGGCCTTCGCCGTGGTGCCGATGGCGCTGATGCACGAGCTCGACGTGTCGCATGACATCGTCAACGTGAACGGCGGCGCCTGCGCGCTGGGCCACCCGATCGGCGCGAGCGGCGCGCGCATCATGGTCACCTTGATCCACGCGCTGAAGGCGCGCGGCAAGAAGCGCGGCGTGGCGACGCTGTGCATCGGCGGCGGCGAAGGCACCGCCGTGGCACTCGAATTGCTCTAA
- the aceK gene encoding bifunctional isocitrate dehydrogenase kinase/phosphatase produces the protein MFPQRLDSPLAYDIAKAMIDGFNRHYRLFRAESARAKHRFETADWHGQQRAQRERIEFYDLRVNEAVARLEKEFKAGDQPMEVWHQVKLHFIGLLVDHHQPELAESFFNSVTTKILHRAYFQNDFIFVRPAISTEYIEPRGAPTYRPYYPAHDTLADTLEQMLDDFALQGSYADKRRDAERVAHVILNRFHQVKLRANFQLQVLSGLFFRNKGAYVVGRILNGFTEIPFSLPILHDSTGKFYIDAALFGEDDLQMLFSFARAYFMVDMEVPSAWVQFLRSLMPRKPRAEIYNALGLAKQGKTLFYRDFLSHLNYSSDRFRIAPGIKGMVMLVFDLPSFPFVFKVIKDFYPPQKDTTREQIKGKYMLVKQHDRVGRMADTLEYSDVGFPLDRFEPELIEEIQKFAPSQLEIGDRDGNGEMEVVVKHVYIERRMIPLNIYLQEAFDTLADPESPAHAKRAKDQLEHAVIEYGNAIKDMVAANIFPGDMLWKNFGVTRGGKVVFYDYDEIEYITDCKFRKVPAPRNEEDEMSGEVWYSVGPKDVFPETFEPFLLGNSDVRAAFMAHHADLLDAAFWQHHKERIQAGQMLDVFPYEESQRFQHEGHATHF, from the coding sequence ATGTTCCCGCAGCGCCTCGATTCACCGCTGGCCTACGACATCGCCAAGGCGATGATCGATGGGTTCAACCGGCACTACCGGTTGTTCCGCGCCGAATCGGCGCGGGCCAAGCACCGTTTCGAAACCGCCGACTGGCACGGCCAGCAGCGGGCGCAGCGCGAGCGCATCGAGTTCTACGACTTGCGCGTGAACGAGGCCGTGGCCCGGCTCGAAAAAGAGTTCAAGGCGGGCGACCAGCCGATGGAGGTATGGCACCAGGTCAAGCTGCACTTCATCGGCCTTCTGGTGGACCACCACCAGCCCGAGCTGGCCGAGAGCTTCTTCAACTCGGTGACCACCAAGATCCTGCATCGCGCGTATTTCCAGAACGACTTCATCTTCGTGCGCCCGGCGATCAGCACCGAGTACATCGAGCCGCGCGGCGCGCCGACCTACCGCCCGTACTACCCCGCGCACGACACGCTGGCCGACACGCTCGAGCAGATGCTCGACGACTTCGCGCTGCAAGGGAGCTACGCCGACAAGCGGCGCGATGCCGAGCGCGTGGCGCACGTCATCCTGAACCGTTTTCACCAGGTGAAGCTGCGCGCCAACTTCCAGCTGCAGGTGCTCTCGGGCCTCTTCTTCCGGAACAAGGGCGCCTACGTGGTCGGCAGGATTTTGAACGGCTTCACCGAGATTCCGTTCTCGCTGCCGATCCTGCACGACAGCACCGGCAAGTTCTACATCGATGCGGCGCTCTTCGGCGAAGACGACCTGCAGATGCTCTTCAGCTTTGCACGCGCCTACTTCATGGTCGACATGGAAGTGCCTTCGGCCTGGGTGCAGTTCCTGCGCTCGCTCATGCCGCGCAAGCCGCGCGCAGAAATCTACAACGCGCTCGGCCTCGCCAAGCAGGGCAAGACGCTTTTCTATCGCGACTTTCTCTCGCACCTGAACTATTCGAGCGACCGCTTCCGCATCGCGCCCGGCATCAAGGGCATGGTCATGCTGGTGTTCGATCTGCCGTCGTTTCCGTTCGTGTTCAAGGTCATCAAGGACTTCTATCCGCCGCAGAAGGACACCACGCGCGAGCAGATCAAGGGCAAGTACATGCTCGTGAAGCAGCACGACCGCGTGGGCCGCATGGCCGACACGCTGGAGTACAGCGACGTGGGCTTCCCGCTCGACCGCTTCGAGCCCGAACTGATCGAGGAGATCCAGAAGTTCGCGCCCAGCCAGCTGGAGATCGGCGACCGCGACGGCAACGGGGAGATGGAGGTCGTGGTCAAGCACGTCTACATCGAGCGCCGCATGATCCCGCTGAACATCTACCTGCAGGAAGCCTTCGACACGCTGGCCGACCCCGAGAGCCCGGCGCATGCCAAGCGCGCAAAGGACCAGCTGGAGCATGCGGTGATCGAGTACGGCAACGCCATCAAGGACATGGTTGCGGCCAACATCTTTCCCGGCGACATGCTGTGGAAGAACTTCGGCGTCACGCGCGGCGGCAAGGTGGTGTTCTACGACTACGACGAGATCGAATACATCACCGACTGCAAATTCCGCAAGGTGCCCGCGCCGCGCAACGAGGAAGACGAGATGAGCGGCGAGGTCTGGTACTCGGTGGGCCCGAAGGACGTGTTCCCCGAGACCTTCGAGCCCTTCCTGCTCGGCAACAGCGACGTGCGCGCCGCCTTCATGGCGCACCACGCCGACCTGCTCGACGCCGCCTTCTGGCAGCACCACAAGGAACGCATCCAGGCGGGACAGATGCTCGATGTGTTCCCGTACGAAGAATCGCAGCGCTTCCAGCACGAGGGGCACGCGACCCATTTCTGA
- the can gene encoding carbonate dehydratase, which yields MSDNNLEDLFAHNRAWSAQMERDRPGFFTSLVKQQTPRYMWIGCSDSRVPANQITGLEPGEVFVHRNVANIVVHSDLNALSAIQFAVEHLKVEHIMVVGHYGCAGVKAALSGKRIGLADNWIRHIQDVRDRHSVMIESLPEEVRVDALCELNVAEQVVNVAVSTVMVDAWARGQKVQIHGWTFGVHDGLLQDLGLSVDGAKPLDSAYKAAVQRIRYKWSKPAAGAALASPSAQAGADGTERSEDAAK from the coding sequence ATGTCCGACAACAACCTCGAAGACCTGTTCGCCCACAACCGTGCCTGGTCCGCACAGATGGAACGCGACCGTCCCGGCTTCTTCACCAGCCTGGTGAAGCAGCAGACGCCGCGCTACATGTGGATCGGCTGCTCCGACAGCCGCGTGCCCGCCAACCAGATCACCGGCCTGGAACCGGGCGAAGTGTTCGTGCACCGCAACGTCGCCAACATCGTGGTGCACTCCGACCTCAATGCGCTCTCGGCGATCCAGTTCGCGGTCGAGCACCTGAAGGTCGAGCACATCATGGTGGTGGGCCACTACGGCTGCGCGGGCGTGAAGGCCGCACTCAGCGGCAAGCGCATCGGCCTTGCCGACAACTGGATCCGCCACATCCAGGACGTGCGCGACCGCCACAGCGTGATGATCGAAAGCCTGCCCGAAGAAGTGCGCGTCGATGCCCTGTGCGAACTCAACGTGGCCGAGCAGGTGGTCAACGTGGCGGTGAGCACCGTCATGGTCGATGCCTGGGCGCGCGGCCAGAAGGTGCAGATCCACGGCTGGACCTTCGGCGTGCACGACGGCCTGCTGCAGGACCTGGGCCTGAGCGTCGACGGCGCCAAGCCGCTCGATTCGGCGTACAAGGCCGCGGTGCAGCGCATCCGCTACAAGTGGAGCAAGCCGGCGGCGGGTGCGGCGCTTGCATCGCCCTCCGCGCAGGCGGGCGCCGACGGCACCGAACGCAGCGAAGACGCGGCGAAGTAA
- a CDS encoding MerR family transcriptional regulator — protein sequence MSTPTFTISELAKEFDLTTRAIRFYEDMGLLTPERAGLQRVYSARDRARLTLTLRAKRLGLSLTEAKDILDMYDSPRDTVPQLQKFLGVLGAHRAQLEAQLAELQANIAEVRAHEKKGRATLAKAEKAKKAAKSTRAT from the coding sequence ATGTCCACGCCAACCTTCACCATCAGCGAGCTCGCGAAGGAGTTCGACCTCACGACGCGGGCGATCCGCTTCTACGAGGACATGGGCCTGCTCACGCCCGAGCGGGCCGGCCTGCAGCGCGTGTACAGCGCGCGCGACCGGGCGCGGCTCACGCTCACGCTGCGCGCCAAGCGCCTGGGCCTGAGCCTCACGGAGGCCAAGGACATCCTGGACATGTACGACAGCCCGCGGGACACCGTGCCGCAGCTGCAGAAGTTTCTCGGCGTGCTGGGCGCGCACCGTGCCCAGCTCGAGGCGCAATTGGCCGAGCTGCAGGCCAACATCGCGGAAGTGCGCGCACACGAGAAAAAGGGCCGAGCCACGCTGGCAAAGGCCGAGAAGGCCAAGAAGGCGGCCAAGTCCACCCGGGCGACCTGA
- a CDS encoding MBL fold metallo-hydrolase encodes MNLLERELHYTLGDTLPGPGEALEVAPGVRWIRMRLPFALDHINLWLLRDTIDGVEGWTVVDCCISHDEARKQWEQIFETQLEGLPILRVIVTHMHPDHIGLADWLCKRWNAPLWISATDYHVARVLSTAGDTLAGGDAAADFFASHGMSDPVGIAKIRARTNYYANMVPSVPDRYVRMMDGDIVTIGGHAWRCISGYGHAPEHIALYCDEQKLLLGGDMMLPRISTNVSVHAGEPEANSLRLFLDSIDKFKALPADTVGLPSHGKPFTGIHRRVDQLQEHHRDRLAELLEACTARALTAAEGLPILFKRELDLHQITFAMGETVAHLHLLWFSGQVKRELGKDGVYRFGPRS; translated from the coding sequence ATGAACCTCCTCGAACGCGAACTCCACTACACCCTGGGCGACACCCTGCCCGGGCCCGGCGAAGCCCTGGAAGTCGCGCCGGGCGTGCGCTGGATCCGCATGCGGCTGCCCTTTGCGCTGGACCACATCAACCTCTGGCTGCTGCGCGACACGATCGACGGCGTCGAAGGCTGGACGGTGGTCGACTGCTGCATCTCGCACGACGAGGCGCGCAAACAATGGGAGCAGATCTTCGAGACGCAGCTCGAAGGCCTGCCGATCCTGCGCGTGATCGTCACCCACATGCACCCCGACCACATCGGCCTGGCCGATTGGCTCTGCAAGCGATGGAATGCGCCGTTGTGGATCAGCGCCACCGACTACCACGTGGCCCGCGTGCTCAGCACCGCCGGCGACACGCTCGCGGGCGGCGATGCGGCGGCGGACTTCTTCGCCTCGCACGGCATGAGCGACCCGGTGGGCATCGCCAAGATCCGCGCGCGCACCAACTACTACGCGAACATGGTGCCCTCGGTGCCCGACCGGTACGTGCGCATGATGGACGGCGACATCGTGACCATCGGCGGCCACGCGTGGCGCTGCATCAGCGGTTACGGCCACGCGCCCGAACACATCGCGCTGTACTGCGACGAGCAGAAGCTGCTCCTGGGCGGCGACATGATGCTGCCGCGCATCTCGACCAACGTGAGCGTGCACGCGGGCGAGCCCGAGGCGAATTCGCTGCGGCTCTTCCTGGACAGCATCGACAAGTTCAAGGCGCTGCCCGCCGACACGGTGGGCCTCCCATCGCACGGCAAGCCGTTCACCGGCATCCACCGCCGCGTCGACCAGCTGCAGGAGCATCACCGCGACCGGCTGGCCGAGCTGCTCGAAGCCTGCACTGCGCGCGCACTGACGGCGGCCGAGGGCCTGCCGATCCTCTTCAAGCGCGAACTCGACCTGCACCAGATCACCTTCGCGATGGGCGAGACGGTGGCGCACCTGCACCTCCTGTGGTTCTCGGGCCAGGTGAAGCGCGAACTGGGCAAGGACGGCGTCTACCGCTTCGGACCCCGGAGCTAG